A single Populus nigra chromosome 13, ddPopNigr1.1, whole genome shotgun sequence DNA region contains:
- the LOC133670453 gene encoding type IV inositol polyphosphate 5-phosphatase 7-like isoform X1, with amino-acid sequence MDIENRKSKTRRIREWFNRKNKRADAYQWNEVSDDSEDDSLDDDLVRSLEIDPCIFTNELRIFVGTWNVAGRSPVGSLAVDVNEWLNLKDAADMYVLGFQEIVPLKTKNVIGVEDPTEATNWNLLIGKTLNDKYGCPWLTPMLNPISSENYHFVRFPGFGRRASFSGHSGFTGPELSKAQHEGEAYGGSKYKLMASKKMVGVFISVWMKKEFLTKYCISDVKVSSVACGIMGYLGNKGSVSVSMSIEGTSFCFIAAHLASGEKRGDEGRRNHQVSEIFRRTSFPRSSEDDDNPHPITILGHDRIFWFGDLNYRLYQDNILAKEFIKKQDWKALQEFDQLRKELEDGGVFEGWREGNIEFAPTYKYSSANCNRYTAGLPGRSGEKQRTPAWCDRILWYGKGVRQLSYFRSESKFSDHRPVSALFSIPIEVMKVTNPRKVFPTGTFLPMPSGKLEPIDSKGGARSTLLSLISKESVKGIGSLP; translated from the exons ATGGACATTGAGAACCGGAAGTCAAAAACTAGAAGAATTCGCGAGTGGTTTAACAGAAAGAACAAGAGAGCCGACGCATATCAATGGAATGAAGTTTCAG ATGACAGTGAGGACGATAGCCTGGATGATGACCTCGTTAGATCGTTGGAGATAGATCCATGCATCTTTACCAATGAATTGAG AATCTTTGTGGGTACATGGAATGTCGCCGGAAGATCTCCCGTTGGAAGCTTAGCCGTAGATGTGAATGAATGGCTAAATCTCAAGGATGCGGCTGATATGTATGTTCTAGG GTTTCAAGAGATTGTGCCTTTGAAAACCAAAAACGTGATAGGAGTAGAAGACCCAACTGAAGCAACAAACTGGAACTTGCTCATCGGAAAAACTCTGAACGACAAGTATGGATGCCCCTGGTTGACCCCCATGTTGAATCCAATCTCAAGTGAAAACTATCATTTTGTTAGGTTCCCCGGTTTCGGAAGGAGGGCAAGTTTTAGCGGCCATTCTGGATTTACAGGGCCGGAGCTATCAAAGGCACAGCATGAAGGGGAGGCATATGGGGGCAGCAAATATAAGCTAATggcaagcaagaagatggttGGAGTGTTTATAAGTGTATGGATGAAGAAGGAATTTCTCACAAAGTACTGCATTTCAGATGTTAAGGTTTCTTCCGTGGCTTGTGGCATCATGGGATACTTGGGGAATAAAGGTTCAGTTTCAGTTAGTATGTCTATTGAAGGAACCAGCTTTTGCTTCATTGCTGCTCACTTGGCTTCCGGCGAGAAGAGAGGTGATGAAGGCAGGAGGAATCACCAAGTCTCAGAGATTTTCAGACGAACTTCATTCCCCCGTTCTTCTGAAGATGATGACAATCCTCATCCTATCACCATCCTAGGACACGA TCGTATATTCTGGTTCGGAGATCTCAACTATCGGCTGTACCAAGACAACATTTTGGCCAAGGAATTCATAAAGAAGCAAGATTGGAAAGCATTGCAGGAATTTGATCAGCTCCGAAAGGAACTTGAAGATGGAGGAGTGTTCGAAGGTTGGAGAGAAGGGAACATAGAATTCGCACCAACATACAAATACTCCTCGGCAAATTGCAATCGGTACACAGCTGGCCTGCCAGGCAGATCAGGAGAGAAGCAAAGAACTCCAGCATG GTGTGACAGAATACTGTGGTATGGAAAAGGAGTGAGGCAACTTTCCTATTTTCGAAGTGAAAGCAAGTTCTCTGACCACAGACCAGTTTCTGCACTCTTTTCTATACCAATAGAAGTCATGAAGGTTACCAATCCGAGAAAGGTTTTTCCTACAGGCACCTTTCTGCCCATGCCTTCCGGGAAACTG GAGCCAATCGATAGCAAAGGAGGGGCCAGATCTACCTTGCTATCACTGATTTCCAAGGAATCAGTAAAGGGTATAGGATCATTGCCATAA
- the LOC133670453 gene encoding type IV inositol polyphosphate 5-phosphatase 7-like isoform X3 codes for MYVLGFQEIVPLKTKNVIGVEDPTEATNWNLLIGKTLNDKYGCPWLTPMLNPISSENYHFVRFPGFGRRASFSGHSGFTGPELSKAQHEGEAYGGSKYKLMASKKMVGVFISVWMKKEFLTKYCISDVKVSSVACGIMGYLGNKGSVSVSMSIEGTSFCFIAAHLASGEKRGDEGRRNHQVSEIFRRTSFPRSSEDDDNPHPITILGHDRIFWFGDLNYRLYQDNILAKEFIKKQDWKALQEFDQLRKELEDGGVFEGWREGNIEFAPTYKYSSANCNRYTAGLPGRSGEKQRTPAWCDRILWYGKGVRQLSYFRSESKFSDHRPVSALFSIPIEVMKVTNPRKVFPTGTFLPMPSGKLEPIDSKGGARSTLLSLISKESVKGIGSLP; via the exons ATGTATGTTCTAGG GTTTCAAGAGATTGTGCCTTTGAAAACCAAAAACGTGATAGGAGTAGAAGACCCAACTGAAGCAACAAACTGGAACTTGCTCATCGGAAAAACTCTGAACGACAAGTATGGATGCCCCTGGTTGACCCCCATGTTGAATCCAATCTCAAGTGAAAACTATCATTTTGTTAGGTTCCCCGGTTTCGGAAGGAGGGCAAGTTTTAGCGGCCATTCTGGATTTACAGGGCCGGAGCTATCAAAGGCACAGCATGAAGGGGAGGCATATGGGGGCAGCAAATATAAGCTAATggcaagcaagaagatggttGGAGTGTTTATAAGTGTATGGATGAAGAAGGAATTTCTCACAAAGTACTGCATTTCAGATGTTAAGGTTTCTTCCGTGGCTTGTGGCATCATGGGATACTTGGGGAATAAAGGTTCAGTTTCAGTTAGTATGTCTATTGAAGGAACCAGCTTTTGCTTCATTGCTGCTCACTTGGCTTCCGGCGAGAAGAGAGGTGATGAAGGCAGGAGGAATCACCAAGTCTCAGAGATTTTCAGACGAACTTCATTCCCCCGTTCTTCTGAAGATGATGACAATCCTCATCCTATCACCATCCTAGGACACGA TCGTATATTCTGGTTCGGAGATCTCAACTATCGGCTGTACCAAGACAACATTTTGGCCAAGGAATTCATAAAGAAGCAAGATTGGAAAGCATTGCAGGAATTTGATCAGCTCCGAAAGGAACTTGAAGATGGAGGAGTGTTCGAAGGTTGGAGAGAAGGGAACATAGAATTCGCACCAACATACAAATACTCCTCGGCAAATTGCAATCGGTACACAGCTGGCCTGCCAGGCAGATCAGGAGAGAAGCAAAGAACTCCAGCATG GTGTGACAGAATACTGTGGTATGGAAAAGGAGTGAGGCAACTTTCCTATTTTCGAAGTGAAAGCAAGTTCTCTGACCACAGACCAGTTTCTGCACTCTTTTCTATACCAATAGAAGTCATGAAGGTTACCAATCCGAGAAAGGTTTTTCCTACAGGCACCTTTCTGCCCATGCCTTCCGGGAAACTG GAGCCAATCGATAGCAAAGGAGGGGCCAGATCTACCTTGCTATCACTGATTTCCAAGGAATCAGTAAAGGGTATAGGATCATTGCCATAA
- the LOC133670453 gene encoding type IV inositol polyphosphate 5-phosphatase 7-like isoform X2 translates to MDIENRKSKTRRIREWFNRKNKRADAYQWNEVSDDSEDDSLDDDLVRSLEIDPCIFTNELRIFVGTWNVAGRSPVGSLAVDVNEWLNLKDAADMFQEIVPLKTKNVIGVEDPTEATNWNLLIGKTLNDKYGCPWLTPMLNPISSENYHFVRFPGFGRRASFSGHSGFTGPELSKAQHEGEAYGGSKYKLMASKKMVGVFISVWMKKEFLTKYCISDVKVSSVACGIMGYLGNKGSVSVSMSIEGTSFCFIAAHLASGEKRGDEGRRNHQVSEIFRRTSFPRSSEDDDNPHPITILGHDRIFWFGDLNYRLYQDNILAKEFIKKQDWKALQEFDQLRKELEDGGVFEGWREGNIEFAPTYKYSSANCNRYTAGLPGRSGEKQRTPAWCDRILWYGKGVRQLSYFRSESKFSDHRPVSALFSIPIEVMKVTNPRKVFPTGTFLPMPSGKLEPIDSKGGARSTLLSLISKESVKGIGSLP, encoded by the exons ATGGACATTGAGAACCGGAAGTCAAAAACTAGAAGAATTCGCGAGTGGTTTAACAGAAAGAACAAGAGAGCCGACGCATATCAATGGAATGAAGTTTCAG ATGACAGTGAGGACGATAGCCTGGATGATGACCTCGTTAGATCGTTGGAGATAGATCCATGCATCTTTACCAATGAATTGAG AATCTTTGTGGGTACATGGAATGTCGCCGGAAGATCTCCCGTTGGAAGCTTAGCCGTAGATGTGAATGAATGGCTAAATCTCAAGGATGCGGCTGATAT GTTTCAAGAGATTGTGCCTTTGAAAACCAAAAACGTGATAGGAGTAGAAGACCCAACTGAAGCAACAAACTGGAACTTGCTCATCGGAAAAACTCTGAACGACAAGTATGGATGCCCCTGGTTGACCCCCATGTTGAATCCAATCTCAAGTGAAAACTATCATTTTGTTAGGTTCCCCGGTTTCGGAAGGAGGGCAAGTTTTAGCGGCCATTCTGGATTTACAGGGCCGGAGCTATCAAAGGCACAGCATGAAGGGGAGGCATATGGGGGCAGCAAATATAAGCTAATggcaagcaagaagatggttGGAGTGTTTATAAGTGTATGGATGAAGAAGGAATTTCTCACAAAGTACTGCATTTCAGATGTTAAGGTTTCTTCCGTGGCTTGTGGCATCATGGGATACTTGGGGAATAAAGGTTCAGTTTCAGTTAGTATGTCTATTGAAGGAACCAGCTTTTGCTTCATTGCTGCTCACTTGGCTTCCGGCGAGAAGAGAGGTGATGAAGGCAGGAGGAATCACCAAGTCTCAGAGATTTTCAGACGAACTTCATTCCCCCGTTCTTCTGAAGATGATGACAATCCTCATCCTATCACCATCCTAGGACACGA TCGTATATTCTGGTTCGGAGATCTCAACTATCGGCTGTACCAAGACAACATTTTGGCCAAGGAATTCATAAAGAAGCAAGATTGGAAAGCATTGCAGGAATTTGATCAGCTCCGAAAGGAACTTGAAGATGGAGGAGTGTTCGAAGGTTGGAGAGAAGGGAACATAGAATTCGCACCAACATACAAATACTCCTCGGCAAATTGCAATCGGTACACAGCTGGCCTGCCAGGCAGATCAGGAGAGAAGCAAAGAACTCCAGCATG GTGTGACAGAATACTGTGGTATGGAAAAGGAGTGAGGCAACTTTCCTATTTTCGAAGTGAAAGCAAGTTCTCTGACCACAGACCAGTTTCTGCACTCTTTTCTATACCAATAGAAGTCATGAAGGTTACCAATCCGAGAAAGGTTTTTCCTACAGGCACCTTTCTGCCCATGCCTTCCGGGAAACTG GAGCCAATCGATAGCAAAGGAGGGGCCAGATCTACCTTGCTATCACTGATTTCCAAGGAATCAGTAAAGGGTATAGGATCATTGCCATAA
- the LOC133670454 gene encoding uncharacterized protein LOC133670454: MLENSRKFIDREPNIECFILLGLLLLFFVFKFVSGVVNFVERRVIGLEKRIQELGCEVDVANGEMEEVKCIKETTEQEPKGYELQLALNEASIQTLEARISIIQDEISSVGSQVEGLKNEEGASRDEFIRQMFDLNAKIRKFQEEKCIKSQKKSSTGTTAEPDRKAVKKVVTEVELRALEDILAHVASQTTKEEQEYIAEENIQNQVQKEYIDLQRKVSLMEAIVKETKALQDLTRQATELEQDYASLGEQLQKRCVCPLCRADNVEVLGGVLQANEAN; the protein is encoded by the exons ATGCTGGAAAATAGTAGAAAGTTTATTGATCGAGAGCCAAATattgaatgttttattttattaggtttattattattattttttgttttcaaatttgtgTCGGGTGTTGTAAATTTTGTAGAGAGAAGAGTGATTGGGCTAGAGAAGCGAATACAAGAGCTTGGATGTGAAGTAGATGTGGCAAATGGAGAGATGGAAGAGGTGAAGTGTATCAAAGAAACTACCGAGCAAGAACCTAAAGGTTACGAACTTCAATTGGCTTTAAATGAAGCTTCTATTCAAACCCTTGag GCAAGAATCTCCATTATTCAAGATGAGATATCCTCGGTTGGATCCCAAGTAGAGGGTCTGAAG AATGAAGAAGGAGCTTCACG AGATGAGTTTATTCGCCAGATGTTTGATCTTAATGCTAAGATAAG GAAATTTCAAGAGGAAAAGTGTATCAAATCTCAGAAAAAGAGCAGCACTGGAACCACGGCAG AACCAGACAGAAAAGCTGTAAAGAAGGTAGTTACTGAAGTTGAGTTAAGAGCTCTTGAGGATATTCTTGCCCATGTAGCTTCTCAGACAACTAAAGAGGAACAAGAATACATAGCAGAGGAGAATATACAGAATCAG GTCCAGAAGGAGTATATTGACCTTCAGAGGAAGGTTTCTCTGATGGAGGCAATAgtgaaagaaacaaaagcatTGCAGGACTTAACAAG GCAGGCTACTGAGTTGGAACAGGATTATGCTTCCCTTGGTGAGCAGTTGCAAAAGAGATGCGTATGTCCCCTTTGTCGTGCAGATAATGTTGAGGTCCTGGGTGGCGTTCTTCAGGCAAATGAGGCAAATTGA
- the LOC133671021 gene encoding inactive LRR receptor-like serine/threonine-protein kinase BIR2, protein MKVSSKICALNIIIVILVALSAINVLGEDDVRCLQGVKNSLDNPEGKLTTWNFANSSVGFICNFVGVSCWNDRENRIINLQLRDMKLSGQVPESLRYCQSLQNLDLSSNSLSGTIPAQICTWVPYLVTLDLSNNDLSGPIPPDLANCTYLNKLILSNNRLSGSIPFEFSSLGRLKQFSVENNDLAGTVPSFFTNLDSASFDGNKGLCGKPLSKCGGLRKKNLAIIIAAGVFGAASSLLLGFGVWWWYHLRYSERKRKGGYGFGRGDDTSWAQRLRSHKLVQVSLFQKPLVKVKLADLIAATNNFSPDNIIISTRTGTTYKAVLPDGSALALKRLTTCKLAEKQFRLEMNRLGQIRHPNLAPLLGFCVVEEEKLLVYKHMSYGTLYSLLHGSGDALDWSTRFRIGLGAARGLAWLHHGCQPPFLYQNMCSNVILVDEDFDARIMDFGLAKMTCSDSNESSYVNGDLGEFGYVAPEYSSTMVASLKGDVYGFGVVLLELVTGQKPLDISNAEEGFKGSLVDWVNHLSSSGRRKDAVDKAICGKGHDEEIYQFLKIACNCVIARPKDRWSMYKTYQSLKTIASEHHVLSELDDELPLIFGKQDYD, encoded by the coding sequence ATGAAGGTTTCATCCAAGATTTGTGCTTTGAATATCATCATTGTTATTCTGGTTGCGTTAAGTGCCATTAATGTTCTTGGTGAAGATGACGTGAGGTGCCTGCAAGGTGTAAAGAACTCTCTTGATAACCCAGAAGGGAAGCTCACCACGTGGAACTTTGCAAACTCATCAGTTGGATTCATCTGCAATTTTGTTGGGGTTTCATGTTGGAATGATCGAGAGAACAGGATAATCAACCTCCAATTACGTGACATGAAGCTGTCAGGACAAGTTCCTGAATCATTACGGTATTGTCAAAGCCTGCAAAACTTGGATCTTTCATCTAATTCTCTCTCTGGTACGATTCCTGCTCAAATATGTACCTGGGTGCCTTACTTAGTCACTCTTGATCTCTCAAATAATGATCTTTCTGGCCCTATACCGCCTGATCTTGCAAACTGTACTTATTTGAATAAGTTGATACTATCTAATAACCGTCTCTCTGGGTCTATTCCTTTTGAATTTTCTAGTTTGGGTAGGCTCAAGCAGTTTTCTGTGGAAAATAATGATCTTGCTGGTACAGTTCCTTCCTTCTTTACAAATCTTGATTCCGCGAGTTTTGATGGGAATAAGGGACTGTGTGGGAAGCCTTTATCAAAGTGTGGTGggttaaggaagaagaatcttGCCATTATAATTGCCGCCGGGGTATTTGGTGCCGCCTCTTCTTTGTTGTTAGGATTTGGGGTGTGGTGGTGGTATCATTTGAGGTATTCTGAGAGGAAGAGAAAGGGAGGGTATGGCTTTGGAAGAGGTGATGATACTAGTTGGGCACAGAGATTGAGGTCTCACAAGCTTGTTCAAGTTTCTTTGTTTCAAAAGCCTCTAGTTAAGGTTAAATTGGCTGATTTAATAGCTGCTACAAACAATTTTAGTCCAGACAATATCATCATTTCAACTAGGACGGGCACTACTTATAAGGCTGTTCTTCCTGATGGATCGGCTCTTGCACTCAAGCGTCTTACTACTTGTAAGCTCGCTGAGAAGCAGTTTCGTTTAGAGATGAATCGATTAGGCCAGATCAGGCATCCAAATCTGGCACCCCTTTTGGGGTTTTGTGTTGTGGAGGAGGAGAAGCTTTTGGTTTATAAGCACATGTCTTATGGGACTTTGTATTCTTTGCTCCATGGGTCCGGTGATGCACTGGATTGGTCAACAAGATTCAGGATTGGTTTGGGTGCTGCTAGGGGTCTAGCTTGGCTTCATCATGGGTGCCAGCCTCCATTCCTGTATCAGAACATGTGTTCCAATGTGATTCTTGTTGATGAAGATTTTGATGCTCGGATTATGGACTTTGGATTGGCTAAGATGACTTGCTCAGACTCTAATGAGAGCAGTTATGTTAATGGGGATTTAGGAGAATTCGGTTATGTGGCACCAGAGTACTCAAGCACTATGGTTGCTTCCCTCAAAGGAGACGTTTACGGATTTGGGGTGGTGCTTTTGGAGCTGGTGACAGGGCAAAAACCTCTCGACATCAGCAATGCTGAAGAAGGATTCAAAGGGAGCTTGGTGGATTGGGTAAATCACCTCTCAAGTTCTGGTAGAAGAAAAGACGCAGTTGACAAGGCTATCTGTGGCAAGGGACACGATGAAGAAATTTACCAGTTCCTAAAGATTGCTTGTAATTGTGTCATTGCTCGGCCCAAGGACAGATGGTCTATGTACAAGACCTACCAATCCTTAAAGACGATTGCCAGTGAGCATCATGTTTTGTCAGAGCTAGATGATGAACTTCCATTGATTTTTGGCAAACAAGATTATGATTAA
- the LOC133670778 gene encoding uncharacterized protein LOC133670778 produces the protein MAESEKLVALKKAYADIILNTAKEAASRVMESERKGLRYHHDLCSSKDEALRLLLRLKQMIDAKAIEAEITSASQQSKIDELEAQLQEAEGVIIDLRAELRWVRDELEKVRNSQVQPSNGEAVKENESSHQHLTSEPIVLSLSNLPPQTVATSNVKSTLLDERNFNKCCNTEDQQLSVSPLENYSSRNADLASITMANKEPELYRNGCTQRIRASEGNAFASKLPPSDVGVEQQSLIKNEVIVKASNGDEGKCTETSPKTKNVGKLNFSGEEVRNHVKVCSPRQKGGRFAKAKAKRKSCPIVRKPYQPPSIVSRRKTNSVNGTVKSDQHLCTLPPVKPSNQDMKKNPIELEEELLETNDCLTAEMIVPEGKRPRTERITTSGSSSSSSPSVQHSEFCQKPFVLTPCKNYSFLLHGNVKSDEDQSKITENVVKLKPLPSLGPVLTLIRGGLDSICGSTNVEVSVKALCGSVEDTDADKDMEFVDELAKEELDSNQSPIVPSYESNAQMINVPIVFSNLKDAKTSEEITVSVPLVPSDIKVAKSSLESNVFPSQSDNRLLKYTFQRKHKKEAVSSSDNNASGKKNKLKRKAGEKPED, from the exons ATGGCAGAATCAGAG AAACTGGTGGCGTTGAAAAAAGCATATGCAGATATAATATTGAATACAGCAAAAGAGGCAGCAAGCAGAGTAATGGAGTCGGAGCGAAAAGGCCTTCGCTATCACCACGATCTCTGCAGTTCAAAAGACGAGGCGCTTCGATTACTTCTTCGCTTAAAGCAAATGATCGATGCCAAA GCAATTGAAGCAGAGATAACATCCGCAAGCCAACAGAGTAAGATTGATGAGCTTGAGGCGCAGCTCCAGGAGGCAGAGGGTGTCATAATAGATCTTAGAGCAGAGTTGAGATGGGTACGTGATGAGCTAGAGAAGGTAAGGAACAGCCAAGTCCAACCTTCGAATGGAGAAGCTGTGAAGGAAAATGAATCTTCTCACCAACATTTAACATCTGAGCCCATTGTACTCTCTCTTTCTAATTTGCCACCTCAAACTGTGGCAACTTCTAATGTAAAGAGTACACTACTGGATGAGAGAAATTTCAACAAGTGCTGCAACACAGAAGATCAGCAATTGAGTGTTTCACCTTTGGAGAACTATTCTTCACGTAATGCAGACTTAGCCTCCATTACTATGGCAAACAAGGAGCCGGAGTTGTATAGAAATGGTTGTACGCAGAGAATTCGTGCATCTGAAGGAAATGCGTTTGCTAGCAAATTGCCTCCTTCAGATGTAGGAGTGGAGCAGCAATCACTCATAAAGAATGAGGTTATTGTCAAAGCAAGTAATGGGGATGAAGGTAAATGTACTGAAACTTCTCCCAAGACTAAGAACGTGGGGAAATTGAACTTTTCAGGGGAAGAAGTAAGAAACCATGTCAAGGTTTGCTCACCAAGACAGAAAGGGGGGAGGTTTGCAAAAGCCAAAGCTAAGCGCAAGTCCTGTCCCATTGTCAGAAAACCTTATCAACCACCTTCAATTGTTTCTCGTCGTAAGACAAACTCAGTAAATGGCACTGTTAAATCTGATCAACATTTGTGTACCTTACCCCCTGTCAAGCCTAGCAATCAGGATATGAAAAAGAATCCCATTGAGCTGGAAGAAGAATTGCTGGAAACAAATGACTGCCTTACTGCTGAAATGATTGTTCCTGAAGGGAAAAGACCAAGAACAGAACGAATTACAACTTCTGGCTCTTCCTCGTCCTCGTCCCCTTCGGTTCAACACTCAGAATTTTGTCAAAAACCTTTTGTTCTCACTCCTTGCAAAAATTACTCATTTTTGCTCCATGGTAATGTTAAATCTGACGAAGACCAGTCAAAGATAACTGAAAATGTTGTCAAGCTGAAGCCACTACCTAGCTTGGGTCCTGTTTTAACACTAATTAGAGGTGGTTTGGATTCAATATGTGGCTCTACAAATGTTGAAGTGAGTGTAAAGGCACTCTGTGGATCCGTTGAGGACACTGATGCAGACAAGGACATGGAGTTTGTAGATGAATTGGCAAAAGAAGAACTCGATTCTAACCAGAGTCCTATAGTTCCAAGTTATGAATCAAATGCTCAGATGATCAATGTACCAATTGTATTTTCTAATTTGAAAGATGCCAAAACATCCGAAGAAATTACTGTTAGTGTACCGCTGGTGCCCTCTGATATAAAAGTTGCCAAATCATCCTTGGAATCTAATGTGTTTCCTAGTCAATCAGACAATAGGCTTCTTAAATACACCTTCCAGAGGAAGCACAAGAAGGAAGCTGTGAGCAGCTCTGATAACAACGCTTCTGGCaagaagaacaaattaaaaaggaaagcaGGGGAAAAGCCAGAAGATTAA